In Denticeps clupeoides chromosome 1, fDenClu1.1, whole genome shotgun sequence, a single window of DNA contains:
- the nrde2 gene encoding LOW QUALITY PROTEIN: protein NRDE2 homolog (The sequence of the model RefSeq protein was modified relative to this genomic sequence to represent the inferred CDS: deleted 1 base in 1 codon) — translation MRVSARTTRTHCTSTLRTEPTSPEFAERKAMLKGRRRRRGRMGKRRKRKKEKKKHKKHKKRSSERYDSDDSASKIIFPSDLLKQAEVAQRLDPPVPGGKFVWLDEFQSTTEPPFCVYRKADAANWQYKSLYRGDIARYRRKGASCLGLDPRKQAVSWSEGGPGRKRSDRKSDRYYSTAVQQLLRSDGHPALPAPPDQRGGDSTGSLALFIPVPACLEESQCSAKPATSEVNPLGVYDPGTALWLEGKGQPPSKTEGEPREVDAVAARLKARVEEFNRKLREEPTDIHSWMEFIRFQDEMVAGAMGMAVQDDGGVGPKRVSARAVLERKLAVVERAVDSNPGSVELKLERLRLCRELWEPAALLKEWKKLVFLHPNSAALWRSYLLFAQSHFSTFSVSKVNSVYGKCLSTLASCLDGTMVSHPPLPNTEEDMLDIFLQQCHFLRQAGHSEKALSLFQGLLDFTFYKPDSVKELPTRQQVEFFETFWDSGEPRVGEKGARGWKAWMLQQERGGWVVPSEPDEEEEDEDEGSEVKNKAWPKWKVWLDVETTREFNHWLPWRPDKSKGQSEEDCEDPDRQVLFDEIGPSMIRVQRSDLQLRLICSFLQFLGFPAPPPASGHTLSSLLLDDLSIVQQGHDPNWPLTSCHLTPSGVSPLGHMIVLGGSQKQAGLCKAGEEFVQNTLAQLLPLLPVEDRSTVSLCWLRYEKLKVLRCVRGFGKKRLRSQGKRSKRLAKRLLKEAENRGRLDLWQEYAHLEWLLGNLEEARKVFDTALALGVSRGPRDPALCHLCLLYAQLEVEELWRVGGAVGPDSSPAINILSKLAEGATCHQVSPVTLLKARKSYEQALEASLARAEEGRGKSVAALAGCFALFQYLTVGVDAADAVYDRAARGLEEQRSSAAEFLSVQQAALLRHHTASAVLPLSRLRGTLTSALARFPSSAPLWQLYLQTETRFHSAGRARRFFHALMKEGRSLVPRLFAVRAEEGRKELLDSALRSSRRDVLPTLPESGLSNRICSLYEAAAATELGSRCPLLWRMYMKFLVSDGKVETARAIFYRALQNVPWVKGLYMDAVLLFPERVEEFLDLMTEKEVRLRAPMEEVEILLED, via the exons ATGAGAGTTTCCGCTCGGACGACGCGTACGCACTGCACCAGCACGCTGCGGACCGAGCCCACCAGCCCGG AGTTTGCCGAGCGGAAAGCGATGCtgaaggggaggaggaggaggagggggaggatgGGGAAACGTAGGAAaaggaagaaggaaaagaagaagCACAAGAAGCACAAGAAGAGGAGCAGCGAGCGCTACGACAGCGACGACTCCGCCTCCAAAATCATTTTCCCCAGTGACCTCCTGAAACAGGCCGAGGTCGCGCAGAG GCTGGACCCCCCGGTGCCTGGGGGCAAATTCGTTTGGCTGGACGAGTTCCAGTCCACCACCGAACCCCCGTTCTGTGTGTACAGGAAAGCCGACGCCGCCAACTGGCAGTACAAGTCCCTCTACAGGGGGGACATCGCAAG GTACAGGAGGAAGGGGGCTTCATGTCTGGGTCTGGACCCCCGGAAGCAGGCGGTCAGCTGGTCTGAAGGTGGTCCGGGACGGAAGCGCTCTGACCGGAAATCGGATCGTTATTATTCCACCGCGGTTCAGCAGCTCCTTCGTTCAGACGGCCATCCCGCTCTGCCCGCCCCGCCCGACCAGCGGGGCGGAGACTCTACTGGCAGCCTCGCCCTCTTCATCCCCGTGCCAGCCTGCCTCGAGGAATCTCAGTGCAGTGCTAAACCGGCGACCTCGGAGGTCAACCCGCTGGGTGTGTACGACCCGGGCACCGCGCTCTGGCTGGAGGGCAAAGGTCAGCCGCCCTCGAAGACTGAAGGCGAACCACGGGAGGTGGACGCTGTGGCGGCGAGGCTGAAGGCCCGGGTGGAGGAGTTCAACAGGAAGCTGAGGGAGGAGCCTACAGACATACACTCCTGGATGGAGTTCATCCGCTTCcag GACGAGATGGTGGCGGGTGCGATGGGCATGGCCGTGCAGGACGACGGCGGGGTGGGGCCCAAGCGGGTGTCGGCCCGGGCGGTGCTGGAGCGGAAGCTGGCGGTGGTGGAGCGCGCGGTGGACAGCAACCCCGGCAGCGTGGAGCTGAAGTTGGAGCGCCTGCGCCTCTGCCGGGAACTGTGGGAACCGGCCGCCCTGCTGAAGGAGTGGAAGAAGCTGGTCTTCCTGCACCCCAACAGTGCCGCCCTGTGGAGGAGCTACCTGCTGTTCGCCCAGAGCCACTTCAGCACCTTCTCCGTGTCAAAGGTCAACAGCGTGTACGGGAAGTGCCTGAGTACGCTTGCTTCCTGCCTGGACGGTACCATGGTGTCACATCCACCGCTGCCCAACACAGAGGAGGACATGCTGG ACATCTTCCTGCAGCAGTGCCACTTCCTGCGGCAGGCCGGACACTCTGAGAAAGCGCTGAGTCTCTTCCAGGGCCTGCTGGACTTCACCTTCTACAAGCCGGACAGCGTGAAGGAGCTTCCCACCAGACAGCAG gtGGAGTTTTTCGAGACGTTCTGGGACAGTGGGGAGCCACGGGTCGGGGAGAAGGGGGCGCGGGGGTGGAAGGCCTGGATGCTGCAGCAGGAGAGGGGGGGCTGGGTGGTGCCCAGTGAGCCGG atgaggaagaggaggatgaagatgaggggTCAGAGGTGAAGAATAAGGCATGGCCCAAGTGGAAGGTCTGGTTGGACGTTGAGACAACGCGTGAGTTCAATCACTGGTTACCATGGAGACCAGACAAATCAAAAGGCCAGTCAGAGGAAGACTGTGAAGATCCAGACCGTCAG GTACTCTTTGATGAAATCGGACCCTCAATGATCCGTGTTCAGAGGTCGGACCTCCAGCTCCGGCTGATCTGCAGCTTCCTGCAGTTCCTGGGTtttccagctcctcctcctgcctcaGGCCACACCCTCAGTAGCCTTCTCCTGGATGACCTCAGCATTGTGCAGCAGGGTCACGACCCCAATTGGCCTCTGACCTCTTGCCACCTGACACCGTCTGGGGTCAGCCCCCTTGGTCACATGATTGTCCTGGGGGGATCACAGAAGCAGGCGGGGCTTTGTAAGGCAGGGGAGGAGTTTGTCCAAAATACTTTGGCTCAACTCCTCCCACTCTTGCCGGTAGAGGACCGGAGCACCGTAAGTCTGTGCTGGCTGCGCTACGAGAAGCTCAAG gtCCTGCGCTGCGTGCGGGGCTTCGGTAAGAAGCGTTTGCGTTCTCAGGGGAAGCGCAGTAAACGTCTCGCCAAGCGTCTGCTGAAGGAGGCGGAGAATCGCGGCCGCCTGGACCTGTGGCAGGAATACGCCCACCTGGAGTGGCTGCTGGGAAATCTGGAAGAGGCTCGCAAGGTGTTTGACACCGCCCTGGCCCTGGGCGTGTCCAGAGGCCCTCGTGACCCTGCCCTCTGCCACCTCTGCCTGCTCTACGCCCAATTGGAGGTGGAGGAGTTGTGGCGAGTGGGCGGAGCTGTGGGTCCGGACTCCTCCCCTGCCATAAACATTTTGAGTAAATTAGCGGAGGGGGCCACCTGTCACCAGGTGTCCCCTGTCACTCTTCTGAAGGCAAGGAAGTCGTATGAACAGGCGCTGGAGGCCTCGTTGGCCCGAGCGGAGGAGGGGCGGGGAAAGAGCGTAGCCGCGCTGGCCGGCTGCTTCGCCCTGTTCCAGTACCTGACGGTGGGCGTGGACGCTGCGGACGCCGTGTACGACCGAGCCGCACGGGGGCTGGAGGAGCAGCGGAGTTCCGCCGCAGAGTTCCTGTCCGTCCAGCAGGCGGCGCTGCTACGCCACCACACCGCCTCCGCGGTGCTGCCGCTGTCCCGCCTCAGAGGGACGCTCACCTCCGCCCTCGCCCGCTTCCCCTCTAGCGCC CCCCTGTGGCAGCTCTACCTCCAGACGGAGACGCGGTTCCACAGCGCCGGGCGGGCGCGCCGCTTCTTCCACGCCCTCATGAAGGAGGGGCGGAGCCTCGTGCCCCGCCTGTTCGCGGTCAGAGCCGAAGAGGGCAGGAAGGAGCTGCTGGACTCGGCCCTGAG GTCGAGTCGCCGCGACGTCCTCCCGACGCTGCCGGAGAGCGGCCTGAGTAACCGCATCTGCTCGCTGTACGAGGCCGCCGCGGCCACGGAGCTCGGCTCCCGCTGCCCGCTACTCTGGAGGATGTACATGAAGTTCCTG GTGTCGGACGGGAAGGTGGAGACGGCCAGAGCCATTTTCTACCGAGCGCTGCAGAACGTCCCCTGGGTGAAG ggtctGTATATGGACGCGGTGCTGCTCTTCCCGGAGCGGGTGGAGGAGTTTTTGGACCTGATGACCGAGAAGGAGGTCCGTCTCCGAGCTCCcatggaggaggtggagatcTTGCTGGAGGACTGA
- the LOC114790751 gene encoding 26S proteasome regulatory subunit 4-like, whose amino-acid sequence MGQNQSGGHGPGGGKKDDKDKKKKYEPPIPTRVGKRKKKTKGPDAASKLPLVTPHTQCRLKLLKQERIKDYLLMEEEFIRNQEQMKPLEEKQEEERSKVDDLRGTPMSVGTLEEIIDDNHAIVSTSVGSEHYVSILSFVDKDLLEPGCSVLLNHKVHAVIGVLMDDTDPLVTVMKVEKAPQETYADIGGLDNQIQEIKESVELPLTHPEYYEEMGIKPPKGVILYGPPGTGKTLLAKAVANQTSATFLRVVGSELIQKYLGDGPKLVRELFRVAEEHAPSIVFIDEIDAIGTKRYDSNSGGEREIQRTMLELLNQLDGFDSRGDVKVIMATNRIETLDPALIRPGRIDRKIEFPLPDEKTKRRIFQIHTSRMTVAEDVILDDLILAKDDLSGADIKAICTEAGLMALRERRMKVTNEDFKKSKENVLYKKQEGTPEGLYL is encoded by the exons ATG GGTCAGAACCAGAGCGGCGGACACGGACCCGGCGGTGGGAAGAAGGATGACAAA gacaagaagaagaagtaCGAGCCGCCGATTCCCACCCGGGTCgggaagagaaagaagaagacgAAAGGTCCAGATGCTGCCAGCAAGCTGCCTCTGG tgaccccacacacacagtgtcgtCTGAAGCTGCTGAAGCAGGAGCGCATTAAAGACTACCTGCTGATGGAGGAGGAGTTCATCAGGAACCAGGAGCAGATGAAGCCTCtggaggagaaacaggag GAAGAAAGGTCAAAGGTCGATGACCTGAGAGGTACGCCTATGTCAGTGGGCACCCTGGAGGAGATCATCGATGACAACCACGCCATCGTCTCTACGTCGGTGGGCTCGGAGCACTACGTCAGCATCCTGTCCTTTGTGGACAAAGACCTGCTGGAGCCGGGCTGCTCTGTGCTTCTGAACCACAAG gtgCATGCTGTCATCGGGGTCCTGATGGACGACACAGACCCGCTGGTTACCGTAATGAAGGTGGAGAAAGCTCCACAGGAGACGTATGCTGATATCGGCGGGCTGGATAATCAGATCCAGGAGATTaag GAGTCGGTGGAGCTGCCCCTCACGCACCCCGAGTACTATGAGGAGATGGGCATCAAACCCCCCAAAGGCGTGATCCTGTACGGCCCCCCAGGAACTG GTAAGACGCTGTTGGCGAAGGCGGTGGCCAATCAGACGTCGGCGACGTTCCTGCGCGTCGTCGGCTCTGAGCTCATCCAGAAGTACCTGGGCGACGGCCCTAAGCTGGTGCGAGAACTCTTCCGAGTGGCTGAGGAACACGCCCCGTCCATCGTGTTTATCGACGAGATCGACGCCATCGGTACaaagag GTACGACTCGAACTCCGGGGGCGAGCGGGAGATCCAGAGGACCATGCTGGAGCTGCTCAACCAGCTGGACGGATTTGACTCCAGAGGCGACGTCAAGGTCATCATGGCCACCAACAGGATCGAGACGCTGGACCCCGCCCTCATTCGACCAG GCCGGATCGACCGCAAGATCGAGTTTCCGCTCCCAGACGAGAAGACCAAACGCAGGATTTTCCAGATCCACACCAGCCGCATGACTGTTGCTGAAGATGTGATCCTGGACGACCTGATCCTGGCCAAGGACGACCTGTCGGGCGCTGATATAAAG GCCATCTGTACCGAAGCAGGTCTCATGGCGCtgagggagaggaggatgaaggtGACCAACGAGGACTTTAAGAAGTCAAAGGAGAACGTCCTGTACAAGAAACAGGAGGGAACACCAGAGGGGCTGTACCTGTAG